The Lactobacillus sp. CBA3605 genome contains a region encoding:
- a CDS encoding NAD(P)-dependent oxidoreductase: MPIALMVQATKAAQLEQLQQMYPAWQFKTVTTLKPAEYAQVEVMYGNHPILKELLAQTPVHLKFLQVISAGVDYLPLAQLKAAGVLVANTSGIHADAISESALAAMLTVVRGYHAAWQNQIGMRQWTLPTTTRTLTGQQLLIYGTGQIGQALAVKAAVLGLQVVGVNTTGHPAPHFTQTVALTDTAAALATANFIVNALPLTPTTAHFFNAQWFQQLGQHPMFINIGRGPSVVTADLITALDQHQLSWAALDVTDPEPLPATHPLWQRADVLITPHISGQIAHFRTVVFPIFKANFDQFNDQGTLCRNQVDLSRGY, from the coding sequence ATGCCAATTGCATTAATGGTACAAGCGACCAAAGCAGCACAACTGGAACAGTTACAACAGATGTATCCGGCTTGGCAATTCAAAACAGTCACGACATTAAAGCCAGCTGAATATGCGCAAGTAGAAGTAATGTATGGCAATCATCCGATTTTGAAAGAGCTATTGGCCCAAACACCGGTCCATTTGAAATTCTTACAGGTGATTTCAGCGGGGGTTGACTATTTACCACTCGCACAGCTAAAAGCGGCGGGGGTACTGGTTGCCAATACTAGTGGGATTCATGCGGATGCAATCAGTGAGTCAGCGCTAGCAGCGATGCTCACCGTTGTCCGCGGGTATCATGCTGCTTGGCAAAATCAGATTGGAATGCGCCAGTGGACCTTGCCAACAACGACGCGTACGTTAACGGGACAACAGCTATTGATTTATGGGACCGGTCAGATTGGTCAGGCTTTAGCGGTTAAAGCTGCAGTCTTAGGACTCCAAGTTGTTGGGGTCAATACAACCGGACATCCCGCACCACATTTCACACAGACCGTGGCATTGACGGATACGGCAGCGGCTTTAGCAACCGCCAACTTTATTGTCAATGCCCTACCATTAACGCCGACAACGGCCCACTTCTTTAATGCACAGTGGTTCCAACAACTAGGCCAGCACCCGATGTTCATTAACATTGGGCGAGGACCATCAGTGGTTACGGCGGATTTAATTACTGCGCTAGACCAGCATCAATTGAGTTGGGCGGCCTTGGACGTGACAGATCCAGAGCCATTACCGGCGACCCATCCATTATGGCAACGCGCCGATGTCTTGATTACGCCCCATATTTCAGGACAAATTGCGCATTTTAGGACAGTTGTTTTTCCAATCTTCAAAGCTAATTTTGACCAATTCAACGACCAAGGCACATTGTGTCGTAACCAAGTTGATTTATCGCGTGGCTATTAG
- a CDS encoding flavodoxin: protein MATAKVIFATITGNNEDVADVIIEKFERLGVTVTKEEISQADASEFETVDIAVIVPYTYDEGALPEEGLDFYDDLQALDLTGKIYGCAGSGDTFYEDDYCRAVTDFSHAFKSTGATQGAADVFVNLAPEGEDLTHLDAFVEQLVQAQQKN from the coding sequence ATGGCAACTGCTAAAGTTATTTTTGCAACGATTACCGGTAACAATGAAGATGTTGCCGATGTCATTATTGAAAAGTTTGAGCGCTTAGGCGTCACGGTCACAAAAGAAGAAATCTCACAGGCCGATGCTAGTGAATTTGAAACTGTTGATATCGCTGTGATTGTCCCTTACACCTATGATGAAGGTGCGCTCCCCGAAGAAGGGCTTGATTTTTATGATGACCTGCAAGCCTTAGATCTAACTGGAAAAATTTACGGGTGTGCTGGTTCTGGTGATACATTTTATGAAGATGACTACTGCCGGGCCGTCACTGATTTTAGTCACGCCTTTAAGTCAACTGGCGCAACTCAAGGTGCTGCTGACGTTTTCGTCAATCTAGCACCTGAGGGAGAAGATTTAACCCATTTAGATGCCTTTGTTGAACAACTCGTTCAAGCGCAACAAAAAAACTAG
- a CDS encoding type I 3-dehydroquinate dehydratase: MKNVVIGSVVLASGMPKIGVTLTGSNRQALLGQAAQVLTSVAQIVEWRLDTYQELDNRAELINTAVQLQQLLGTIPVIATIRGSLLAPTTYYQIYQTLVNNRAVAAIDVESRYLKAPQFGPLVTQMRTHQIRLILSQSITGTLPSPAELVTSYQTMAVAGADVIRMSVQPTQALDVVTLMAATTQAHQVLDVPLIATASGSLGRYSGVCGQLMGSAITFGRVGHVGEHGQLSVSQLKQTLQTLATV, from the coding sequence TTGAAGAATGTAGTGATTGGTAGTGTCGTATTAGCATCGGGCATGCCCAAGATTGGTGTGACACTGACGGGTTCAAATCGGCAAGCGTTATTGGGTCAAGCAGCGCAGGTCTTAACTTCAGTGGCGCAAATCGTTGAATGGCGTTTGGATACTTATCAGGAATTAGATAATCGGGCCGAACTGATTAATACGGCCGTGCAGTTGCAGCAGCTATTGGGTACGATTCCGGTAATCGCCACGATCCGGGGCTCATTGTTGGCGCCAACTACTTATTATCAGATTTATCAGACTTTAGTTAATAATCGAGCGGTGGCGGCGATTGACGTTGAAAGTCGTTATTTGAAAGCACCTCAATTTGGACCATTAGTGACCCAAATGCGGACACATCAGATTCGGTTGATTTTAAGTCAATCCATTACCGGCACGTTACCATCGCCGGCTGAATTAGTGACTAGTTATCAGACCATGGCTGTAGCAGGAGCTGATGTGATTCGAATGTCGGTGCAACCAACGCAGGCCCTCGATGTTGTGACCTTAATGGCAGCTACGACTCAAGCCCATCAAGTCCTAGATGTGCCCTTGATTGCAACGGCTAGCGGTAGCTTAGGTCGTTATAGTGGCGTCTGCGGTCAATTGATGGGGTCAGCGATTACTTTCGGGCGCGTGGGACATGTAGGTGAGCATGGCCAATTATCGGTCAGTCAGTTAAAGCAAACTTTACAAACATTAGCGACCGTTTAG
- a CDS encoding amino acid permease yields the protein MMKTEKQLRWSNIALIAFVAVWGLGNVVNNFALQGLSVVTSWILIMIIYFVPYTLIVGQLGSTFKEAEGGVSSWIRATSTKRLAYYAAWTYWIVHIPYLAQKPQGILIAFSWLFRGNGNFVNNTPAIVVQSICLVLFLFFLWIASLGLTTLKRIGSVAGTGMFIMSILFIILAVSAPLMTKSTVQTPDMLSFKSYLPKFDFAYFTTVSMLVFAVGGSEKISPYVNKTKNPGREFPLGMLVLAGMVAICALLGSFAMGILFNAKDIPSDLMANGAYYAFQRLGSFYHVGNLFMILYAIANVLAQVSALAFSIDAPLKILLGDADPEFIPKKLSKMNKKDVPVNGYIMTGILVSILIIIPALGIGNMNELYNWLLNLNSVVMPMRYLWVFLAYILLNQHLKEFKSDYMFLKNPMVGKLVGAWCFLFTAFACILGMVPKTTSLADNPSSWWFQLSLNIATPIIFVALGMILPMIARRHRTA from the coding sequence ATTATGAAAACAGAGAAACAACTGCGCTGGTCCAATATTGCACTAATTGCATTCGTGGCCGTATGGGGCTTAGGTAACGTGGTTAATAACTTTGCGTTACAAGGCTTATCGGTCGTCACATCTTGGATTTTAATTATGATTATTTATTTCGTCCCCTATACCTTAATTGTTGGTCAATTAGGATCAACTTTTAAAGAAGCCGAAGGTGGGGTCTCCTCTTGGATTCGAGCCACTAGCACGAAGCGCCTCGCTTACTACGCAGCTTGGACCTATTGGATTGTTCACATTCCTTATTTAGCTCAAAAGCCACAGGGGATTCTGATTGCCTTTAGTTGGTTATTTAGAGGTAACGGTAATTTCGTTAACAACACCCCTGCGATTGTTGTCCAAAGTATTTGTTTAGTGCTATTCTTATTCTTCCTTTGGATTGCGTCCCTCGGATTAACTACCCTTAAACGAATTGGGAGTGTCGCTGGGACTGGAATGTTCATCATGTCAATCTTGTTCATCATTCTGGCGGTTTCAGCACCATTGATGACTAAATCAACGGTCCAAACACCGGATATGCTATCTTTCAAGTCCTATCTCCCTAAATTTGATTTCGCTTACTTTACCACTGTTTCAATGTTAGTCTTTGCAGTTGGTGGTTCTGAAAAAATTTCACCATATGTTAATAAAACCAAAAATCCTGGCCGCGAATTTCCACTTGGAATGTTGGTCTTAGCTGGAATGGTTGCCATCTGTGCGCTATTAGGGTCATTTGCAATGGGGATTCTTTTCAACGCTAAAGACATTCCTTCAGACTTAATGGCCAATGGTGCTTACTACGCTTTCCAACGGCTTGGTTCCTTCTACCATGTTGGCAATCTCTTTATGATTCTGTATGCCATTGCCAATGTATTGGCTCAAGTTTCAGCTTTGGCCTTCTCAATTGATGCACCTTTAAAGATTTTATTAGGTGATGCTGATCCTGAATTCATTCCAAAAAAATTAAGCAAGATGAACAAGAAGGATGTTCCGGTAAATGGCTACATCATGACTGGAATTTTAGTTAGTATTTTAATTATCATTCCAGCATTAGGAATTGGTAATATGAATGAATTATATAATTGGTTACTAAACCTAAATTCTGTCGTTATGCCAATGCGTTACTTATGGGTCTTCTTAGCTTATATCTTATTAAATCAACATTTAAAAGAGTTTAAGAGTGATTACATGTTCTTAAAGAATCCGATGGTTGGTAAGTTAGTTGGGGCTTGGTGCTTCCTATTCACTGCCTTTGCCTGTATCTTAGGGATGGTACCTAAGACCACCTCACTAGCTGACAATCCTAGTAGCTGGTGGTTCCAATTATCCTTAAACATCGCAACTCCGATTATCTTCGTCGCCTTAGGCATGATCCTCCCGATGATTGCCCGGCGTCATCGAACCGCCTAA